The following proteins are encoded in a genomic region of Opitutaceae bacterium:
- the thrB gene encoding homoserine kinase: MTSLSDRVTVRMPGSTSNCGAGFDTLGLALQVYNHIRVTRTGKGIEGATEAERRGQKMVEATAQLFFQAAARAPFGFSYEISGDVPPARGLGSSVTVIGGILGALNVLCGEPLTRDHLVGLASDLEGHPDNASAGILGGFCVARSDPRSNRYLGVIRIPISDELIFVVCSPSVEVVTKESRGALPDKLPYFDAVKSINSATYLVAALATRNYAALRHAVADFMHEPYRLPRIPGGRDAIDAGMGSGALAGWLSGSGSSVLCVARKGDERRIGDAMQAAFAAAGIPSEVRALHPDNDGLVIE; this comes from the coding sequence ATGACCTCCCTTTCTGATCGCGTGACCGTGCGAATGCCCGGTAGCACTTCGAATTGCGGCGCGGGTTTCGACACGCTCGGACTCGCGCTCCAGGTGTATAACCACATTAGGGTCACCCGCACGGGAAAGGGGATTGAAGGGGCGACGGAAGCGGAACGTCGCGGACAGAAGATGGTCGAGGCCACCGCCCAGCTCTTTTTTCAAGCCGCCGCCCGGGCCCCGTTTGGCTTCAGCTACGAAATTTCGGGAGACGTTCCTCCCGCTCGTGGCCTGGGCAGCAGTGTAACAGTCATTGGAGGCATTCTCGGCGCCCTGAATGTCCTCTGCGGTGAACCGCTCACGCGCGATCACTTGGTCGGTTTGGCCTCAGACCTCGAAGGCCATCCCGACAACGCTTCGGCTGGAATCCTCGGAGGATTCTGCGTTGCAAGGAGCGACCCGCGATCCAACCGGTACCTCGGTGTGATTCGCATCCCGATTTCCGACGAGCTCATCTTTGTCGTCTGCTCTCCGTCGGTGGAGGTGGTGACGAAGGAGTCGCGCGGCGCTCTTCCGGACAAGCTTCCGTACTTCGATGCGGTCAAGAGCATCAATAGCGCAACCTACCTCGTGGCGGCTCTCGCCACGCGCAACTACGCGGCGCTTCGCCATGCGGTGGCGGACTTCATGCACGAGCCCTACCGTTTGCCGCGAATCCCCGGGGGCCGCGATGCGATCGATGCCGGCATGGGCTCTGGCGCACTCGCGGGCTGGCTCAGTGGAAGCGGTTCCAGCGTGCTCTGCGTTGCCCGCAAGGGAGATGAGAGGCGGATTGGCGACGCGATGCAGGCTGCCTTCGCAGCGGCAGGCATCCCAAGCGAAGTACGCGCGCTGCACCCCGATAACGACGGCCTGGTGATCGAGTGA
- a CDS encoding tRNA (cytidine(34)-2'-O)-methyltransferase, whose product MLHLVLFQPEIPQNTGNIGRMCALTGSRLHLVHPLGFTITDRHLRRAGMDYWYSLDVHHHADWNAFKASPAAPPGRLWLLTTRTRTSYWNVEYKDGDGLVFGNEGHGAPDWLHDELATTRITIPHANASLRSLNLSTAAGIAAYEALRQIGTLRTDG is encoded by the coding sequence ATGCTTCACCTCGTCCTCTTCCAACCCGAGATCCCCCAAAACACGGGAAACATCGGGCGCATGTGCGCCCTGACGGGATCGCGGCTGCACCTGGTGCACCCCTTGGGTTTCACCATCACGGATCGCCACCTGCGCAGGGCAGGAATGGATTACTGGTACTCCCTGGACGTCCATCACCATGCGGATTGGAACGCCTTCAAGGCGAGCCCTGCCGCTCCTCCGGGTCGCCTGTGGCTGCTTACGACGCGCACCCGCACGTCGTATTGGAATGTTGAATACAAGGATGGCGATGGCCTCGTGTTTGGCAACGAAGGGCACGGCGCGCCCGACTGGCTGCATGACGAACTCGCCACCACCCGGATCACCATTCCGCATGCAAACGCGAGCCTCCGCTCCCTCAACCTGAGCACGGCGGCCGGCATCGCCGCCTACGAGGCGCTACGCCAGATCGGCACGCTCCGGACGGATGGATAG
- the pgl gene encoding 6-phosphogluconolactonase, with protein MRTHTTPYGEFKVGTKEELFQEAARIGCAPAEAGTDYSWALTGGSTPLEWYRWATANDAVSAMAKAHAHFSVSDERYVPLSDKQSNFGNATELLFTPLNIPSDRRHPWPVELPGEQAALTYASKWAERFGAARAYDVCFLGMGDDAHTASWFPGSPLLSGDDGAFFTGLEVPGKGFRLTLTPSGLRACGKVVVMTLGAAKAPALKRVLREPYQPSAYPSQILKEVAPRVTWLVDEAAASQAFA; from the coding sequence ATGCGCACCCACACCACCCCGTACGGCGAGTTCAAGGTCGGCACCAAGGAGGAGCTTTTCCAGGAAGCGGCCCGCATCGGGTGTGCGCCCGCTGAAGCTGGGACCGATTACTCGTGGGCCCTCACAGGCGGTTCGACCCCATTGGAATGGTACCGTTGGGCGACGGCTAACGACGCAGTGAGCGCCATGGCCAAGGCCCACGCGCACTTCTCTGTCAGCGACGAACGGTACGTGCCGCTTTCTGACAAGCAAAGCAACTTTGGCAATGCCACGGAACTTCTCTTCACGCCGCTGAACATCCCTTCCGATCGCCGCCATCCCTGGCCGGTCGAACTGCCTGGCGAACAAGCGGCGCTAACCTATGCGTCGAAGTGGGCGGAGCGGTTTGGCGCTGCCAGGGCGTACGACGTGTGCTTCCTGGGCATGGGCGACGACGCGCACACGGCGTCTTGGTTTCCTGGCAGTCCCCTTCTCTCGGGAGACGACGGTGCGTTCTTCACTGGCCTCGAAGTGCCAGGGAAAGGGTTCAGGCTTACGCTCACCCCTTCCGGCCTCCGGGCCTGTGGCAAGGTGGTCGTGATGACCCTGGGGGCAGCCAAGGCACCGGCCTTGAAGCGCGTGCTTCGCGAACCGTACCAACCGTCCGCATATCCTTCCCAGATTTTAAAGGAGGTCGCCCCGCGGGTGACCTGGCTGGTTGACGAAGCGGCCGCATCGCAGGCCTTTGCGTAA
- a CDS encoding glucose-6-phosphate dehydrogenase assembly protein OpcA translates to MAAIFNALPGIEVPVSSISKSLDRMWSDTASKGGPSPSVEHGKATQVNLVLHLGFGTLATDAVDQFATTVRFSRRYPSRVVVLCPLQPDETATEMRAKIFGECHLGKSKGDTRCCEFVMLSYPMSARKYLEDQVSVCLSTDLPLYYWAHRFSSSSRLADYQYLLRRSTRVMFDSAIVPFDAPRFPWPRPEAVRDLVHARLLPIRQTIGQFLSSQGPATLVDGLKSISVMHAANLLAEARVLRNWALNRLEECGLSQPVEGGLGSEGAPPQSLSLVFEYTNGRHFRWKGDLATGQAVFDADFGHGRSSLHTAVSLLAPEAALSEAIFF, encoded by the coding sequence ATGGCCGCAATTTTCAACGCACTGCCGGGAATTGAAGTACCGGTGAGCTCGATCTCCAAGAGTCTTGACCGGATGTGGTCCGACACCGCATCGAAGGGCGGGCCGTCGCCGTCGGTTGAGCACGGCAAGGCAACGCAGGTCAATCTCGTCCTGCACCTAGGGTTCGGAACCCTTGCGACTGACGCAGTCGATCAATTTGCCACGACTGTCAGGTTCTCGCGCCGCTACCCCTCTCGCGTCGTGGTGCTTTGCCCGCTGCAACCCGACGAGACTGCGACGGAGATGCGTGCAAAGATCTTCGGCGAATGTCATCTCGGAAAATCGAAGGGTGACACGCGTTGCTGTGAGTTTGTGATGCTGAGCTACCCGATGTCGGCGCGAAAATACCTGGAGGACCAGGTGTCGGTCTGTCTCTCGACCGACTTGCCGTTGTACTACTGGGCCCATCGGTTTTCCTCGAGCAGCCGGCTTGCCGATTACCAGTACCTGCTCCGCAGGTCGACACGCGTGATGTTCGACAGTGCAATCGTGCCCTTCGACGCACCTCGTTTTCCGTGGCCTCGACCCGAAGCGGTGCGTGACTTGGTGCATGCCCGCCTTCTCCCGATCCGTCAGACCATCGGGCAATTCCTTAGCAGCCAAGGGCCTGCGACCCTGGTCGACGGACTGAAGTCGATCTCTGTGATGCATGCCGCCAACCTGCTCGCCGAGGCCCGGGTGCTGCGCAATTGGGCACTCAATCGCCTGGAAGAATGCGGCCTTTCCCAGCCCGTCGAAGGCGGACTCGGATCCGAAGGCGCCCCGCCCCAGAGCTTGTCGCTTGTTTTTGAATACACCAACGGTCGCCATTTCCGGTGGAAGGGTGACCTTGCGACAGGGCAGGCGGTTTTTGATGCCGATTTTGGCCACGGTCGCTCCTCGCTCCATACCGCAGTCAGCCTTCTCGCGCCCGAGGCAGCCCTGAGCGAGGCGATTTTCTTCTGA
- the zwf gene encoding glucose-6-phosphate dehydrogenase, which produces MAQTTRHPFLQGLSKHRGAPPTVVIIFGASGDLTARKLIPAVYNLAYDNLLPADFHLIGFGRKAIPDEEFRGLAADAIKEFSRRELNQDVWSRVAGNTTYVSGGYDEPAAFTRLADAIAAIEKQIGREVQSLFYISTPPSVFAPILLNLGASGLASKYLGSALHSKVIIEKPFGKDLSSARSLNGTIRSVFEEHQVYRIDHYLGKETVQDLLVQRFANSIFDPLWNRNFIDHVQITVAEEVGVGTRGGYYEQSGALRDMIQNHTMQLVALTAMEPPVSLDAEAVRDEKVKVLKAIQPLRLGPGGDVSRAQYAAGMLGGKMVKGYLEEEGISATSATETFAAIRLSINNWRWQGVPFYLRSGKRMARRVTEIAIQFKRPPGTLFAESDRFNLAPNTLAFQIQPDEGLSVILNGKVPGLETRTQPVKMNFRYSTTFGSNTPEAYERLVLDAMIGDGTLFIRGDEAETSWQLYTPVLEAWAAAGREGMDSYPAGSWGPANAEAMIASQKHTWRQP; this is translated from the coding sequence ATGGCCCAAACCACCCGTCACCCGTTCCTGCAGGGGCTCAGCAAGCACCGCGGCGCACCTCCCACGGTCGTAATTATATTTGGCGCCTCAGGCGACCTCACGGCGAGAAAGCTCATCCCCGCCGTGTACAACCTCGCCTATGACAATCTTCTCCCGGCCGACTTTCATTTGATCGGCTTTGGTAGAAAAGCCATCCCAGACGAAGAGTTTCGGGGGCTCGCGGCCGATGCCATCAAGGAATTCTCGCGACGTGAATTGAATCAGGACGTGTGGTCGCGTGTGGCAGGCAACACGACCTACGTCTCTGGCGGCTACGATGAACCAGCGGCGTTTACTCGCCTCGCAGACGCGATCGCGGCGATTGAAAAACAGATTGGTCGAGAGGTTCAGTCCCTGTTTTACATCTCCACCCCACCGTCGGTTTTTGCCCCCATCCTGCTTAACCTCGGTGCTTCCGGACTGGCGTCCAAGTACCTCGGCAGTGCACTTCACTCAAAGGTCATCATCGAAAAGCCCTTCGGAAAGGACCTGTCGTCAGCCCGCTCGCTGAACGGCACGATTCGATCCGTTTTCGAGGAGCATCAGGTGTACCGAATCGATCATTACCTCGGCAAGGAGACGGTCCAGGACCTCCTCGTGCAGCGGTTCGCAAACTCCATTTTCGACCCGCTTTGGAACCGGAACTTCATCGACCACGTGCAGATCACGGTCGCCGAGGAAGTGGGCGTGGGCACTCGCGGCGGCTACTATGAGCAAAGCGGTGCGCTGCGCGACATGATCCAGAACCACACCATGCAGCTGGTTGCCCTCACCGCCATGGAGCCACCCGTGTCGCTCGATGCCGAGGCGGTGCGCGATGAGAAGGTGAAGGTTCTCAAGGCGATCCAACCGCTTCGACTTGGTCCCGGAGGCGACGTCTCGCGCGCCCAGTACGCGGCAGGAATGCTCGGTGGAAAGATGGTGAAGGGGTATCTTGAGGAAGAGGGAATCTCCGCCACTTCGGCCACGGAGACCTTTGCCGCGATCCGGCTTTCCATCAATAACTGGCGTTGGCAGGGCGTGCCGTTCTACCTCCGTTCCGGCAAGCGGATGGCACGCCGCGTGACGGAGATCGCCATCCAGTTCAAGCGCCCCCCCGGGACCTTGTTTGCGGAGAGCGACCGCTTCAACCTCGCACCCAACACGCTCGCGTTCCAGATCCAGCCTGACGAGGGCTTGAGCGTGATTCTCAACGGAAAGGTCCCCGGTCTCGAGACCCGCACCCAGCCGGTGAAGATGAACTTCCGCTACAGCACCACATTCGGCTCAAACACGCCTGAGGCCTACGAGCGTCTGGTGTTGGATGCGATGATCGGCGACGGCACCTTATTCATCCGTGGCGACGAGGCCGAGACCTCGTGGCAACTCTACACGCCTGTGCTCGAGGCTTGGGCGGCGGCGGGACGCGAAGGGATGGACTCCTATCCGGCTGGTTCGTGGGGTCCCGCCAATGCTGAGGCCATGATTGCTTCGCAGAAGCATACCTGGCGCCAGCCGTAA